GTTGGATTTAGTGtatgggggattattaatatGTGCTTACTGGGTACTGAAGTAGCCATATAGGGACTGGTATGCTCCTGACTCGTAACTAACTTGTATTGTCAAGCGACCTATAACAGACATTCGTGACCAgagataccacctatgttgcaataGCACTAAAATCCAATATAGACTTAGAATCTGTTGACTAAGTTTGTGTGATAATAAACTAGATCATGACATTGCATTTACCTTATACATTTCCATTTGATGTTTAATAATTGTCATTACTTTtgcatttcatatttgattatgTTTTGTTGCATGTCCAGCCCTCACTGGGCTTCTAGAAGCTCTCTCCATTTGTTGCAATGTTTTTAAATGGTGATCTAGGAACCCTTTAGAGGCTGCTATTAAGGAGCCAGCTTTTTATGGATGTCTAGGGGTTGAGGAACTAGTTGCACATGAGACGAATTGTGTGTGATTGATGACTATGCCTATGGGGCATCCTGAAGATGATAGTAGTTGTTTTcctctttgattctttttgtgtacatacGTGATGTAACCTTAGGGGTAATATTGTAATTTTGTTCTATCAGAAGTAAACatcattttgtgtaaatatggtactTACAATAGAATTCACCAGTTGTGTTTATCTtactaattattattataaattatggatttaatatttatttcataactttgtgaccttaaagtactgcattgaAGATACTAGATGGATTATGGCTACAAGTGTGCATCCAAGTCATCAGCATTCAAGTAAGTGAAAGTGAGGTGTGATATATATTCAATAAGAAAGAGAATCTATTATCAGAAATTGAACCACCAAATGGATTTCgtattcttgaaatatttcagaAAGATGTAATAActaaaacaatttcaatttcttaacTATTTTAGTGAAATCATtccaaaattgaaatagaaatcataccaaacgaGCCCTAAAGGGTTGgaagtaaaatttaaaatttcaaacctaaaagatattttttttagtattgTGCTCAAATCATtcatatttagttattaaatttcattttactttctaTCTAaccctttgaaaaaaaaaaaaaaaaaacaaaaacaaaacaaaaccaaaagtaTATTAAGATTTGAGCACATTCCCTTCAACCAAACAGAGCTATTGGCGAACTCCTTTCTACGGGTCAAAAGGAAAACTTTCCCTCACCTGTGTCCCTCACTTTCCCCTCACTGGGTAGTCGAAACCCAAACCAGAAAGTAAACCCTAGTTATCTTTTCTCTCCgatcctctctcttcctcccttccTCCCTCTCTGTGTGTGATTCAATCTAATCCATGGCGAAGAAGCGAAAGTTCCAATCCAAACCCGAACCAGATCCATCGAAAaacgtagaagaagaagaacagcaGCAACAACCAGAGCAAGAAGAACAAGCTTCATACGAAGtcgataaagaagaagaagtagacaCAGGAAATGCAGAGGTCCCAGAAGAaggtgaagaaaaagaaaacgaaGAAGCAGAGACGAAGCAAAATGCTCAAGGAACCTCAATCCCCATATCATCGATGGCAAATACGACCGTGGATGATGATGACATAGCCGAAGAACCTGTTGAGAAGCTATTAGAACCGTTCAACAAGGAACAACTGATGGATCTTCTTCGTGAGGCTGCTGAAACTCATCCTGATTTGTTGGATAGAATCCGCAACCAAGCGGCTGTAGATCCTGTGCATCGCAAGATCTTTGTCCATGGTCTTGGTTGGGACACCAATGCGGAAATCCTAATCAATGCTTTCAAGCAGTACGGTGAGATCGAGGATTGTAATGCTGTTTGTGATAAGATTTCTGGGAAATCTAAGGGTTATGGGTTCATACTCTTTAAGCATCGCAGTGGGGCTCGTAGAGCCCTACAGAAGCCGCAGAAGAAGATTGGGAATCGGATGACATCTTGCCAGTTGGCCTCGGCTGGGCCGGTTCCGACAATGCCACCAGCAGCGCCACCGTCTTCAGAGTATACACAAAGGAAAATCTTTGTCAGCAATGTATCGGCAGATATTGATCCTCAGAAGCTGGTTACTTTCTTTGCTAAGTATGGGGAGATTGAGGAGGGACCGTTAGGGTTAGATAAGCAGACAGGGAGGCCAAAGGGGTTTACACTGTTCGTTTACAAGTCGATTGAGAGTGCGAAGAAGGCATTGGAAGATCCACACAAGAATTTTGAAGGTCATATCTTGCACTGTCAGAAGGCAATCGATGGCCCGAAGCCAAACAAGCAATACTACCATCACCATAACCATAACCATAACCATAACCAACACCACCCTCAGCATGGCTCACATTATCAgagaaatgataatcctaattTCACAGGGACTATGGGGAACCATGGGTCTGCGGCTACTCCGGGGCACATGATGGCACACAGCCCGGCTGGGGTGCCATTCAACCAGGGAGCTACGCAGGCGTTGAACCCAGCACTGGGACAAGCGCTAACAGCGTTGCTTGCAACCCAGGGTGCTGGGTTGGGGCTGAATAATTTGCTTGGCACACTTGGGTCGACTGGGGTTGGGGCACCAGTGAACCAAACCATGAGCAACACAAGCCATGGAATGCAGGGTGCATATGGGAGTCAGCCTGTTCCGAGTAATATCAACAATGGTGTGATGGGAGTTTACGGGAACCAGCCTGCTATGCAAAGTGGATATCAGAACGGGCAGGCCAATGCTGGTAGACCATGGTAGACCACTTCAGGGTGTGGGTCACATGGATGGAGTTGCTCCTTGCATGGGTTATTAGGTAAGGCACAGGTATAATAAAGTTCTCTGTTGGTGATATGAAGTTATGAgtaaattttttaatataatgtaTAAAATGATATAAACTTGTACTCCCATTGCtagaaaaattttgttttgttgttaCCATAGTTGTCATCACATCTAGGCAACCCTAGGCATTGGAGGAGGGAAGAAatcaaggcaacaccaacaagggTGCCGGTGaccccttgacaactatggttgttACATATGCAGTGGGTATTTTCATTTGCCGAACCTTTGAGAGAAAGATAAGACAACTCAAGTTGAGGGAAAATCTTTGAAGAAATTCTTCAGATGACTTTGTTGTTGGGTGACATTTATAATATATGTCCCTGGTTTATAACAGGATTCTAGTTTAGGAAGTGTGAAATACTTAATTATTAGAGAAGTTAGAAATTAGGATGGGCTTGACTGGTCACTCCCTATGCCATTGCTATGCCTAATTAACTGATTAATGAGTGGAAGATGTTGTACTGTTATGTAAATCTTGTAAGACCAACTATTATTCAAAAGGTTTTGAATATAGATCCTGGAGCCCTTCTGTTAATATAACATTGGCCTAGTTTTGGTCTTTGAAAGTTTCTAGTCTTTGGTTTATGACTGACGAAAACATCAATAGATACCATTTGATCGGTTGAACTTGGAATGTTAGTGATTCTTCTATTCATCTATTTGCTTTAGATGGAGATATTGTTTTATAAGCTACCTTAGTTACTAGGAACTAGATGTTAAATCTCTTTTGTTTAAATAGTCTGTAGTTTTGTAACATATTAGGAATGTGATCCATTGTTGTTTTGAATGCCTAGATTTTTCAAACTGATTTATTGTGATACAAGGTTGGTACTTTTTTTGGTCTTCATTCACATATAATTGCTTGATTTTATTCAGTTAATTTTGTTGTttccataaatgggaataaattTTTTCCTAAATTTGTGACGATGAGTGAAACCTTTCCTCTTTCACATTGGGAAAATCGTTTTCTGTTATGTTTAGGCTTTCTAACccagctttttttcttttgaatggaCTTTTTATGTTTTACTTATTCTTTGTGCAGATACTTCTAGGTCTATCAACCTTTAATTCATGGTCTGGTGATTCTTCTGAAGTTCCAGGAGCTCATGAGTGATGAAGTGTTGCTTTTTCATTAATATAAATACGGGACCTTAGGCTTTTGTTCAATGGAGTGACAGTCTTCTGTTTTCCTCCATTTTATATCTTTCAATCTTCTTCAAAATATGTACTATgtagaatttcaaaatttactttctttttaagCTCTGGCAAATCGTTGGGTCATCGACTATATAACTTTATCTAGTGTTTTTTGGAGTTTAGAAGTATTATAATCGACAAATCCATATTTTGGATGGGCTTTGGATTATACTTGCAGGCAGGACATATACTGTTTTGAATATAATTTTCTGATACATTTATAACAAATGTAATGACAAGCTGTGGTTTCCAGACTTGAATTATCACTGGTAATAATCTGTAGATACTTTAATTGTTGAAGTGCTTGCTCTATTGGGTAACATCTCTGTTGTCAGGTTGCCTAGTGGATCATTCTGCTTCATTTATTTAGATAGACACATTATTCTATTTCTTATCACTTTTGGTGCTGCAGGTAAAACCTCCCTGAACCAGTAAACCAGCCTTTTTGGCTACAATTGTTGCAGCTAGGGACCATACTCTCGTCGTCTCACATATTTTACAAGTACATAGAAAACCTTGGAAGGAAAAGTACAAGGGAAAAAAGGAACTTTAAATTATGTTATCCTCGGTTATTTGCTTGGGATAATCTAGTGTGTTATGTTAGATTTttaaatgcctttttttttttttttttttctgacatgtgtttttgaaattgaatatGCACAGAAACAGCAGTCTGGGGAGGTATATTACTTTTTCTTAGGGACAAGTTTTTCCTGCTGGATTAGTAATTTGTGTTCGTAATGAATAGGACACATATATAGGTTTCATTCAGACATTCCATTTTTTTCAATAGAACTGCTTGTCTAGGAGTTGCGCCCCTGCTTTCAGTGTCGCCTGAGTCGCATCCCCAAAATATGATGGCCTGATCAAGAAAGCCAGGGCTGCCTGCCGGAGCTTCTTTCTATTGAGTGTTTGTTTCTAGGAGTTTGGCTCGAACCGCTTCTCAGGCTTGAGCAGCTTAGGACTAGgaaatattttcatttaaaaaaaaataataataattgaggCACCTTTCAGACCAATGTAGGGATCTCCATTCTATACAAGTGCTTGGTTCAAAGCCAACTCTATAAGGTTTTCTGCGTTGGTCTTAGCATTTACTCTTCCTGTTTTGGACCTGAGGTATTTCGTATGCTTGAATTAGGAATTTCTTACTATATTTGGTATGAAATGTAATGCTTCAAGGGGCATAATTAAGATTTAGAATCTGACGTTTTTGTTAGTATTTAGAGCTATGTGAGGatgatacaaaaaaaaaatatttactgTTATAACTAATGGATATGGTGGAAAAACATTCTATTTATGATGTAGGACATTATATGGTATGATTATAAATAAATGTAATTATTGAATTCCTGTTATAACTAATGCACATGGTGGAAAAGTATTCTATTTATGACGTAGGAGATTATATAGTATGATTATGAATAAagataatttacaatgccaccccttagagaatgtcAATATTATAAAAACACCCCCAATGTAATACTAAATTTTGTTCGGGCATTTAGTCTCTGTTATAGAATATATCTCAAATGCAacagcttctttttttttttttttttctaaataccatatTACCCTTCAAAATGTTGAAGTATCGATA
The genomic region above belongs to Macadamia integrifolia cultivar HAES 741 unplaced genomic scaffold, SCU_Mint_v3 scaffold2735, whole genome shotgun sequence and contains:
- the LOC122067154 gene encoding UBP1-associated protein 2B-like, with product MAKKRKFQSKPEPDPSKNVEEEEQQQQPEQEEQASYEVDKEEEVDTGNAEVPEEGEEKENEEAETKQNAQGTSIPISSMANTTVDDDDIAEEPVEKLLEPFNKEQLMDLLREAAETHPDLLDRIRNQAAVDPVHRKIFVHGLGWDTNAEILINAFKQYGEIEDCNAVCDKISGKSKGYGFILFKHRSGARRALQKPQKKIGNRMTSCQLASAGPVPTMPPAAPPSSEYTQRKIFVSNVSADIDPQKLVTFFAKYGEIEEGPLGLDKQTGRPKGFTLFVYKSIESAKKALEDPHKNFEGHILHCQKAIDGPKPNKQYYHHHNHNHNHNQHHPQHGSHYQRNDNPNFTGTMGNHGSAATPGHMMAHSPAGVPFNQGATQALNPALGQALTALLATQGAGLGLNNLLGTLGSTGVGAPVNQTMSNTSHGMQGAYGSQPVPSNINNGVMGVYGNQPAMQSGYQNGQANAGRPW